Proteins encoded in a region of the Rhodococcus sp. SBT000017 genome:
- a CDS encoding rubredoxin, producing MKLYRCVQCGFEYDEELGWPEDGIEPGTRWDDIPDDWSCPDCGAAKADFEMVEVERG from the coding sequence ATGAAGCTCTACCGCTGCGTTCAGTGTGGATTCGAATACGACGAGGAACTGGGCTGGCCCGAAGACGGGATCGAGCCCGGCACGCGCTGGGACGACATCCCCGACGACTGGTCGTGCCCCGATTGTGGCGCTGCCAAGGCGGATTTCGAGATGGTCGAGGTCGAGCGCGGGTGA
- a CDS encoding alkane 1-monooxygenase: MTASNVDNHAQAPVAEWHDRKRYLWLMGLIPPTAVFLATGLVWAFNQLGWNAVAPVWWWIGALLVYGLLPILDRFFGPDGDNPPDEVMKALEEDKYYRYCTYAYIPFQLASLVFACYLWSADNLSWLGIDGGLGLISKIGLAISIGVMGGVGINTAHELGHKKDSLERWLSKITLAQTFYGHFYIEHNRGHHVRVATPEDPASSKFGESFWAFLPRSVWGSLKSSWELEKTRMERLGKSTWSIQNDVLNAWLMSVVLYAVLVAVFGPIVLPFLVIQAIYGFSLLETVNYLEHYGLQRQKKENGRYERCTPEHSWNSDHIVTNIFLYHLQRHSDHHANPTRRYQTLRSMDGAPNLPSGYASMISLAYFPPVWRKVMDHRVLDHYDGDITKVNIQPSKREKILAQHGAK; the protein is encoded by the coding sequence ATGACCGCATCGAATGTGGACAACCATGCGCAGGCACCGGTTGCCGAATGGCACGACCGAAAGCGCTACCTCTGGCTGATGGGGTTGATTCCGCCCACGGCGGTGTTCCTGGCCACCGGCCTGGTCTGGGCTTTCAATCAGCTCGGCTGGAACGCAGTGGCTCCGGTCTGGTGGTGGATCGGCGCGCTGCTCGTCTACGGACTGCTCCCGATCCTGGACCGGTTCTTCGGCCCGGACGGCGACAACCCACCCGACGAGGTGATGAAGGCGCTCGAGGAAGACAAGTACTACCGCTACTGCACGTACGCGTACATTCCGTTCCAGCTCGCGAGCTTGGTGTTCGCCTGCTACCTCTGGTCGGCCGACAACCTGTCGTGGCTCGGGATCGACGGAGGGCTGGGGCTGATCTCGAAGATCGGTCTGGCCATCAGCATCGGCGTGATGGGCGGCGTCGGCATCAACACCGCGCACGAGCTCGGTCACAAGAAGGACAGCCTCGAGCGCTGGCTGTCGAAAATCACACTGGCACAGACGTTCTACGGCCACTTCTACATCGAGCACAATCGCGGCCACCATGTTCGCGTCGCCACACCCGAGGATCCGGCGAGCTCGAAGTTCGGCGAGAGCTTCTGGGCCTTTCTCCCTCGCAGTGTCTGGGGCAGCCTGAAGTCGTCGTGGGAGCTCGAGAAGACTCGCATGGAGCGATTGGGCAAAAGCACGTGGAGCATTCAGAACGACGTACTCAACGCGTGGCTGATGTCCGTCGTTCTCTACGCGGTGCTCGTCGCGGTGTTCGGTCCGATCGTGCTGCCGTTCCTGGTGATTCAGGCCATCTACGGCTTCTCGCTGCTCGAGACGGTCAACTACCTCGAGCATTACGGCCTGCAGCGTCAGAAGAAGGAGAACGGCCGCTACGAGCGGTGCACCCCCGAGCACAGCTGGAACTCCGATCACATCGTGACCAACATCTTCCTGTATCACCTTCAGCGACACAGTGATCACCATGCCAACCCCACTCGCCGCTACCAGACTCTGCGCAGCATGGACGGGGCACCGAACCTGCCGAGCGGATACGCGAGCATGATCTCGCTGGCGTACTTCCCGCCCGTGTGGCGCAAGGTGATGGACCACCGCGTTCTCGACCACTACGACGGCGACATCACAAAGGTCAACATTCAGCCGTCCAAGCGGGAGAAGATCCTCGCCCAGCACGGAGCCAAGTGA
- a CDS encoding rubredoxin, with protein sequence MAAFECPVCEFVYDETNGAPREGFPAGTAWSEVPDDWPCPDCGVREKIDFRSKA encoded by the coding sequence ATGGCCGCCTTCGAGTGCCCGGTGTGCGAGTTCGTCTACGACGAGACCAACGGCGCTCCGCGCGAGGGCTTTCCGGCCGGCACAGCGTGGTCCGAGGTACCCGACGACTGGCCGTGCCCCGATTGCGGTGTCCGCGAGAAAATCGACTTCAGGAGTAAGGCATGA
- a CDS encoding DUF4012 domain-containing protein, producing the protein MSYDNDSPHGDRRSSRGRSRRRRSKKTGRRLLLGFGVFVVVALGLGTWLAYTANTAYTNLDQARDYAQAAKSALLEGDTQTAETSVDDAVRTSTQAKDATDSLIWQAAAAIPYVGQPLDVVSQITDVVNGLTVDVLTPSVEVGATLDPSRLRGPDGAIDIVALRTASPALSQAAAAADVLDAQSRAIEEPTFVAQVGDARTQLQDQTHELTTLLTNTDIAAKVLPAMLGADGPRSYFMAFQTLSESRGTGGLIGGVSIVRAADGRIGVDSLASNDELRIPYDAIDLGPDFFNTYESRFQPTRNWQNSNVSPHFPYAGRIWQSMWEQETGERVDGALATDPVALGYILDVVGPITMGDGEVIDGSNVVRITQSDAYFRFEDDNTARKAYLQDIAARVVAKMQGNIGSPSALLEALGKAASEGHISVWSADPALQAILGPTKIGHEVPDSPEPYAAVVVNNGAGGKLDYYLQRKVTYSAQSCDGPTRSTRVVAEITNSAPLQDYTTYIAGRQNDSTRYDGPPGTNRSVVALYATQGATLTNATINGTPLFLLTAAERGHPVFYVPVVIEPGQTTTVEYNLVEPTVAGEAQAPVQPQSAPAPTEVDFPDCN; encoded by the coding sequence ATGAGCTACGACAACGACTCCCCGCACGGCGACCGTCGCAGCTCTCGTGGTCGCAGCAGACGTCGTCGTTCCAAGAAGACCGGTCGACGCCTCCTGCTCGGTTTCGGTGTGTTCGTCGTCGTTGCGCTCGGACTCGGTACGTGGCTGGCTTACACAGCCAACACCGCATACACCAACCTCGATCAGGCTCGCGACTACGCACAGGCGGCGAAAAGTGCTCTGCTGGAGGGGGATACGCAGACTGCGGAGACTTCCGTGGACGACGCAGTGCGTACCTCGACCCAGGCGAAGGACGCCACCGATTCGCTGATCTGGCAGGCGGCTGCCGCGATTCCGTACGTGGGCCAACCGCTGGATGTCGTCTCGCAGATCACCGACGTCGTCAACGGGCTGACCGTGGATGTATTGACTCCATCGGTCGAGGTGGGGGCCACACTCGATCCGAGTCGGCTGCGCGGGCCCGACGGTGCCATCGACATCGTCGCCCTGCGCACCGCTTCGCCCGCGCTGTCGCAGGCCGCCGCCGCAGCGGACGTACTCGACGCACAATCCCGGGCGATCGAAGAACCGACCTTCGTCGCTCAGGTCGGCGACGCTCGAACTCAGCTGCAGGATCAGACCCATGAGCTCACGACCCTGTTGACCAACACCGACATCGCCGCCAAGGTGCTCCCGGCGATGCTCGGTGCCGACGGACCTCGCAGTTACTTCATGGCGTTTCAGACACTGTCGGAATCGCGGGGAACCGGCGGGCTGATCGGTGGCGTCAGTATCGTGCGGGCTGCGGACGGACGAATCGGCGTGGACAGCCTGGCAAGCAACGACGAGCTCCGAATCCCCTACGACGCCATCGATCTCGGTCCGGACTTCTTCAACACTTACGAGAGTCGCTTCCAGCCCACTCGGAATTGGCAGAACAGCAACGTCAGCCCGCACTTCCCGTACGCCGGGCGAATCTGGCAGTCGATGTGGGAGCAGGAAACCGGTGAACGTGTCGACGGCGCTCTGGCCACCGATCCCGTTGCCCTCGGCTACATCCTCGATGTCGTCGGTCCCATCACGATGGGTGACGGTGAGGTGATCGACGGATCGAACGTCGTCCGGATCACCCAGTCCGACGCGTACTTCCGTTTCGAGGACGACAACACCGCGCGCAAGGCCTACCTGCAGGACATCGCCGCCCGGGTGGTCGCGAAGATGCAGGGCAACATCGGATCTCCCAGTGCGCTGCTCGAAGCACTCGGCAAGGCCGCCAGTGAAGGCCACATCTCCGTATGGAGTGCGGACCCGGCGCTGCAAGCGATCCTGGGTCCGACCAAGATCGGCCACGAAGTGCCCGACAGCCCAGAACCGTACGCCGCGGTGGTGGTGAACAACGGTGCAGGAGGCAAGCTCGACTACTACCTGCAGCGCAAGGTCACCTACTCCGCACAGTCCTGCGACGGCCCGACGCGGAGCACCCGCGTCGTCGCCGAGATCACCAACAGTGCTCCGCTGCAGGACTACACCACCTACATCGCCGGCAGACAGAACGACTCCACCCGATACGACGGACCCCCGGGAACCAACCGATCGGTGGTGGCGCTGTACGCAACTCAGGGCGCGACCTTGACGAACGCCACCATCAACGGAACTCCCCTGTTTCTGCTGACTGCTGCCGAGCGGGGCCATCCGGTGTTCTACGTGCCCGTCGTCATCGAGCCGGGGCAGACCACGACCGTCGAGTACAACCTCGTCGAACCGACCGTCGCCGGCGAGGCGCAAGCGCCGGTTCAGCCGCAATCGGCCCCGGCACCGACCGAAGTGGACTTCCCCGACTGCAACTGA